A genomic segment from Torulaspora globosa chromosome 3, complete sequence encodes:
- the FAL1 gene encoding ATP-dependent RNA helicase FAL1 (ancestral locus Anc_3.249) produces the protein MSFNKNEDSKLKFKTSKKLKISPTFETMKLKNDLLRGIYSYGFEAPSAIQSRAITQIISGKDIIAQAQSGTGKTATFTIGILQVIELKKRELQALVLSPTRELASQISQVVSNLGDYMNVKAMAITGGKTLKDDIKKIQGTGCHVVSGTPGRVLDMIKRQILTTRSVQMLVLDEADELLSETLGFKQQIYDIFTKLPPACQVVVVSATMNRDILEVTKKFMSDPVKILVKKDEISLEGIKQYVVNVDKEDWKFDTLCDLYDSLTITQCVIFCNTKKKVDWLSHKMSQSNFAVVSMHGDMKQEDRDRIMNDFRAGHSRVLISTDVWARGIDVQQISLVINYDIPDILENYIHRIGRSGRFGRKGCAINFATRDDAAKLREIEKFYSIKIKPMPANLADI, from the coding sequence ATGTCATTCAATAAGAATGAAGATTCGAAGTTGAAGTTtaagacttcaaagaagctcaaaatTTCACCCACCTTCGAAACAATGAAATTAAAGAATGACTTGCTGCGAGGAATATACTCATATGGTTTCGAGGCACCATCTGCAATTCAGTCCCGGGCTATAACACAGATAATTTCCGGTAAGGATATAATTGCACAAGCACAATCAGGGACAGGTAAGACTGCCACTTTCACGATTGGCATTTTACAAGTGATAGAACTAAAAAAACGAGAGTTGCAGGCCCTGGTTCTCTCGCCAACGAGGGAATTGGCCAGTCAAATCAGTCAAGTGGTCTCAAATCTTGGGGATTATATGAATGTCAAAGCCATGGCAATTACAGGCGGGAAAACCTTGAAAGATGACATCAAAAAGATCCAAGGGACGGGCTGCCATGTAGTCAGCGGAACACCTGGCCGAGTGTTGGATATGATCAAAAGACAGATTCTCACGACCAGAAGCGTTCAAATGCTTGTACTAGACGAAGCAGATGAATTACTCAGTGAGACACTAGGATTCAAACAGCAGATTTACGATATTTTCACGAAGCTACCGCCGGCGTGCCAAGTGGTTGTAGTAAGCGCCACGATGAACAGGGATATTTTGGAAGTGACAAAAAAGTTCATGTCAGATCCAGTCAAGATACTTGTGAAGAAAGACGAGATTTCCCTGGAGGGGATCAAGCAGTATGTGGTCAACGTGGATAAGGAAGATTGGAAATTCGACACGCTATGCGATTTATACGATTCATTGACAATCACTCAGTGTGTCATATTTTGCAAcacaaagaagaaagtcGACTGGCTGAGCCATAAGATGTCACAATCAAATTTCGCAGTGGTTTCCATGCATGGCGATATGAAGCAGGAGGACAGGGACAGGATCATGAACGATTTCAGAGCGGGACATTCGAGGGTGCTCATATCGACGGACGTATGGGCGCGAGGCATTGACGTGCAGCAAATTTCCCTGGTGATCAACTATGACATACCCGATATTCTCGAAAACTATATCCACAGGATTGGCAGAAGCGGCCGGTTCGGCAGGAAAGGTTGCGCAATCAATTTCGCTACACGGGACGATGCGGCAAAGCTTAGAGAGATCGAGAAATTCTACTCTATCAAAATAAAACCCATGCCAGCCAACCTGGCAGATATTTAA
- the SES1 gene encoding serine--tRNA ligase SES1 (ancestral locus Anc_3.251), with protein sequence MLDINQFIEEKGGNPELIKKSQRARGASVELVDEIISDYKEWVKTRFDLDELNKKLNKLQKEIGQKFKKKEDASELLAEKDKLTEEKKQLTEKEQSEDKELRKKVFQIGNIVHPSVVVSNDEDNNELVRSWKPADIEDVGPLASATGKPAALSHHEVLLRLDGYDPERGVKISGHRGYFFRNYGVFLNQALINYGLSFLASKGYIPLQAPVLMNKEVMAKTAQLSDFDEELYKVMDGDDEKYLIATSEQPISAYHSNEWFEKPQEQLPIRYAGYSSCFRREAGAHGKDAWGVFRVHAFEKIEQFVLAEPEKSWEEFDRMIGTAEEFYQGLKLPYRIVGIVSGELNNAAAKKYDLEAWFPYQKEYKELVSCSNCTDYQSRNLEIRCGIKKMGDREKKYVHCLNSTLAATQRALCCVLENYQTEDGLVVPEVLRKYIPGEPEFLPYMKELPKNSTSSKDKKK encoded by the coding sequence ATGTTGGATATTAATcaatttatcgaagaaaaaggtGGAAACCCGGAACttatcaagaaatctcagAGGGCTAGAGGCGCCAGTGTTGAGcttgttgatgaaatcaTCAGTGATTACAAGGAATGGGTCAAGACGAGATTTGATTTGGATGAATTGAAcaaaaaattgaacaaaTTGCAGAAGGAAATCGGTCAAAAGTTtaaaaagaaggaagatgcATCTGAACTATTAGCAGAAAAAGATAAATTGactgaagagaagaagcaatTGACTGAGAAAGAACAATCTGAGGACAAGGAGTTGAGAAAAAAAGTTTTCCAAATTGGTAACATTGTTCATCCATCTGTGGTTGTTTCCAATGATGAGGATAATAACGAGCTTGTGCGTTCTTGGAAACCAGCCGATATCGAGGATGTTGGACCTCTGGCATCTGCTACCGGTAAGCCAGCTGCTCTGTCACACCACGAAGTTCTGCTGAGGTTGGATGGGTACGATCCAGAACGTGGTGTGAAGATCTCCGGTCACAGAGGTTACTTTTTCAGAAACTACGGTGTATTCCTTAACCAGGCTTTGATCAACTATGGtttgtccttcttggcttccAAGGGCTACATCCCTCTGCAGGCTCCagtcttgatgaacaaggAAGTGATGGCCAAGACTGCCCAATTGTCAGACTTCGACGAAGAACTATACAAAGTGATGGATggcgatgacgaaaagTATTTGATTGCCACATCCGAGCAACCAATCTCCGCTTACCATAGCAACGAATGGTTCGAGAAGCCACAAGAACAGTTACCTATTCGCTATGCGGgttattcttcttgtttcCGTAGAGAAGCTGGTGCACATGGTAAGGACGCTTGGGGTGTGTTCAGAGTCCATgcatttgaaaagataGAACAGTTCGTCTTGGCTGAACCCGAAAAGTCCTGGGAAGAATTTGACAGAATGATCGGTACCGCCGAAGAATTTTACCAAGGTCTAAAATTACCTTACCGTATTGTCGGCATTGTCTCTGGCGAGTTGAACAATGCAGCTGCCAAGAAGTACGATTTGGAGGCTTGGTTTCCATATCAAAAGGAGTACAAAGAACTCGTTTCCTGTTCAAACTGTACTGATTACCAGTCTAGAAACTTGGAGATCAGGTGCGGGATCAAGAAGATGGGCgacagagagaagaaatacGTGCACTGCTTGAATTCTACCTTGGCTGCGACCCAAAGAGCCCTATGTTGTGTCCTGGAAAACTATCAAACAGAGGACGGTCTTGTCGTTCCAGAAGTATTGAGAAAATACATCCCAGGAGAGCCAGAATTTTTGCCTTATATGAAAGAACTACCAAAAAACTCCACTTCAAGtaaagacaagaagaaataa
- the GIP1 gene encoding protein phosphatase regulator GIP1 (ancestral locus Anc_3.252), protein MTTVLRLKETHRSGPAADISEHTYGRRVAIRKWFHNLYREKPDEQFDGDECISLEEAESLVMVPSFNLTSGQSTTESSRSTSPEKKQTHSHRDKIRELKVHLKVKLSHFKHRHARGVTEKVSAEKDAKNDADANKTEMEDLCVQNLFAEQDDVEKDLMDRKTKSSAHDGTDVLAETSISKTCEEHENEHTKGTAGQQLSDGTTAISLTPEGSCGTKRLSNDDRNTASIKRPCSSKAIGSSSSGESSEDTSDANQFEQSSVEKTPSAYLTKSPSSSESESAQHLQAAANSQTVVDSSIEPYETNSDSMESSDDFSSSEDTSSSDEFSTTEGDTAQHFEACMSPIASEKVYTIPTFRKKVGTLNVSNIVKSFREGTISQDQLIEMANKGVDGHGDLTFRNKEFYDDISHVSSSINANEKIDDKKARKELRSSMKNYFKPVENQKSGSVKFDRFSCLIVYERPVNASYSRTKEAASSSACEGTLRLNKRSQSPMQGQRGSGTKSILKVKSNLRAKEENKRADDCDRVGVDSFMDLFEHFEHKKQMEECMLPGVREGQLNNYFSENYFPEILEDITIATSANSEFSRSRKATESNIGRKLGAINCRMVHYICDQCDSPVTRHNTRSKAS, encoded by the coding sequence ATGACCACTGTTTTACGTTTGAAGGAGACCCATAGATCGGGTCCTGCTGCAGACATATCCGAGCATACTTACGGAAGAAGAGTCGCTATTAGAAAATGGTTTCATAATTTGTACAGAGAGAAGCCAGATGAGCAATTTGATGGGGATGAATGTATCTCTCTTGAGGAAGCTGAAAGCCTAGTGATGGTTCCGTCATTCAACTTGACGTCAGGCCAAAGTACCACAGaatcttcgagaagtaCTTCTcctgagaagaagcaaacTCATAGTCACAGAGATAAGATTAGAGAACTCAAGGTGCATCTTAAAGTCAAGCTTTCCCATTTCAAACACAGACACGCTAGAGGCGTAACCGAAAAAGTCAGCGCTGAGAAGGATGCCAAGAATGACGCTGACGCTAACAAGACTGAAATGGAAGATCTTTGTGTTCAGAATCTATTTGCTGAGCAAGATGATGTTGAGAAGGATCTGATGGATAGGAAAACGAAGTCTTCTGCTCACGACGGGACAGATGTTTTAGCGGAaacttcaatttcaaagaCCTGTGAAGAGCATGAAAATGAGCACACAAAGGGCACTGCCGGTCAGCAGTTATCAGATGGTACTACAGCGATTTCTCTAACCCCGGAGGGCAGTTGCGGAACGAAGAGGCTATCGAACGACGATAGGAACACTGCTTCTATCAAAAGGCCCTGCTCCAGCAAGGCCATCGGCTCAAGTTCATCAGGTGAGAGCTCTGAAGACACCTCGGATGCTAATCAGTTTGAGCAAAGCTCAGTGGAAAAGACACCTTCTGCCTATCTCACGAAGTCGCCTAGCAGCTCAGAATCGGAATCTGCGCAGCACTTACAAGCTGCCGCAAATAGTCAGACAGTCGTTGATTCCTCCATTGAACCTTATGAAACAAATTCGGACAGCATGGAAAGCTCCGATGACTTTTCGAGCTCGGAAGATACGTCTTCCTCTGATGAATTTTCGACAACAGAAGGCGATACTGCTCAGCACTTCGAAGCATGTATGTCTCCCATTGCATCTGAGAAAGTCTATACGATTCCCACTTTCAGAAAGAAAGTGGGTACATTAAACGTCTCCAATATTGTTAAAAGCTTTAGGGAAGGTACAATCAGCCAGGATCAGCTAATTGAAATGGCCAACAAAGGAGTCGATGGACATGGGGATTTGACTTTTAGAAATAAAGAGTTTTACGATGATATTTCGCATGTCAGCTCAAGCATTAACGCGAATGAAAAGATAGATGATAAGAAAGCTCGAAAAGAACTACGTTCGAGTATGAAGAACTATTTTAAGCCAGTTGAGAATCAAAAATCTGGTTCTGTAAAGTTTGATAGGTTCTCATGTCTTATCGTCTACGAAAGACCTGTCAATGCTAGCTATTCGAGAACTAAGGAAGCAGCTAGCTCGAGCGCTTGTGAAGGCACTCTGAGATTGAATAAAAGGTCTCAGTCACCGATGCAGGGCCAAAGAGGCAGTGGAACTAAATCTATTCTCAAAGTGAAGTCCAATCTAAGAgccaaggaagaaaatAAACGAGCAGATGATTGTGACCGCGTTGGAGTAGATTCATTTATGGATCTGTTTGAACACTTCGAACACAAGAAGCAAATGGAAGAGTGCATGTTGCCTGGGGTGAGAGAAGGACAGCTTAACAACTATTTCTCAGAGAATTACTTTCCTGAAATTTTGGAAGATATTACGATAGCAACATCCGCCAATAGTGAGTTTTCGAGAAGTAGGAAAGCTACGGAATCGAATATTGGTAGAAAACTTGGCGCGATCAACTGTCGTATGGTACACTACATTTGTGACCAATGCGACTCGCCCGTTACAAGGCACAATACAAGAAGCAAGGCATCGTGA
- the ZTA1 gene encoding NADPH:quinone reductase (ancestral locus Anc_3.253): MDRFRFLAVAKRSMSSLNTASIPKTQKVVLINDVGDYDVLKYENYAVPSISDDEILIKNKFAGVNFIEAYFRKGIYPAQLPYLLGREATGVVVAKGQGVSNFEVGDKVGYLSGATFAQYTKYPAIGKIVKLPSNSSDEKMKLYTAALLQGLTALTFIHDAYEVKKDDYILFYAAAGGVGLIMTQLLKRKGAHTIAVVSNDDKKKLVEEFGAEYVINSSEGDILDKVLQITGGQGVDAVFDSVGKDTFETSLNALKIKGSFVSFGNASGPVTPFPLSKLSAKNIKLLRPQLYGYITEPADWKRYTEELLDLLESGELRILINKTYPLEAYQQAARDLESRKTTGKLVLEIPQ, encoded by the coding sequence ATGGATCGTTTCCGTTTTCTTGCCGTTGCAAAGAGATCAATGAGTTCCCTTAATACTGCATCAATACCAAAGACGCAAAAGGTTGTCTTGATTAATGACGTCGGTGACTACGACGTGCTCAAGTATGAGAATTATGCTGTTCCCTCGATCAGCGATGACGAGATTCTTATCAAAAACAAGTTTGCTGGAGTCAATTTCATAGAAGCATATTTCAGGAAGGGAATCTATCCAGCCCAGCTTCCATACTTGCTTGGTAGGGAAGCCACTGGCGTCGTTGTGGCAAAAGGTCAGGGAGTATCGAATTTCGAAGTAGGAGACAAGGTTGGATACCTATCGGGCGCCACGTTTGCTCAATACACCAAGTACCCTGCGATTGGTAAGATTGTCAAATTGCCAAGCAACTCTAGTGACGAAAAAATGAAACTATACACTGCTGCTCTTCTACAAGGTTTGACAGCTCTAACCTTCATTCACGATGCTTACGAGGTCAAAAAAGACGACTACATTCTGTTTTACGCGGCCGCAGGCGGTGTGGGGTTGATCATGACTCAACTATTGAAGCGAAAGGGTGCGCATACCATTGCAGTTGTGTCGAACGAtgacaagaagaaattaGTGGAAGAATTTGGTGCTGAGTATGTGATTAACTCCTCTGAGGGAGATATCTTAGACAAGGTGCTGCAGATTACCGGCGGCCAGGGAGTGGATGCTGTGTTTGACTCTGTGGGCAAGGATACTTTTGAGACGAGTTTGAATGcattgaagatcaaagGTTCATTTGTTTCGTTCGGGAATGCTTCAGGCCCCGTAACACCATTTCCGCTGTCAAAGCTATCTGCGAAAAATATCAAACTTTTGAGACCTCAGCTTTATGGGTATATCACTGAGCCTGCTGACTGGAAACGCTATACTGAggagcttcttgatctcctAGAAAGTGGAGAGTTAAGAATTCTGATCAACAAAACATACCCGCTGGAAGCATATCAACAAGCTGCGAGGGATTTGGAGAGCAGAAAGACTACCGGGAAATTAGTGCTAGAAATTCCACAATAA
- the FMP23 gene encoding Fmp23p (ancestral locus Anc_3.254) — protein sequence MLKLFIRRFRSAAVPLSRTVSSRIIIPPASHFGNIGNLAIKIPRHEYKQLPDDSNYIEKFYDELEIFSRDVLGKRLNKTYTDFEDEPEELQFQIEQYIELEIIPRHSDYESSGKSGDRPARFVQCRTLRDKIVIERFLDFARSVRLTLMLNGGHTFIFDILLQAKKTFDAMQNARRTE from the coding sequence ATGCTGAAGCTATTCATCCGTAGATTCCGTAGTGCTGCTGTGCCACTCTCGAGGACTGTGTCAAGCAGAATCATTATTCCACCGGCCTCTCACTTTGGCAACATAGGAAATCTAGCGATCAAGATTCCAAGGCATGAATACAAGCAGTTGCCCGACGATTCGAATtatattgaaaaattctATGATGAATTGGAAATTTTCTCCAGAGATGTGCTTGGAAAGCGATTGAACAAGACGTACACAGACTTCGAAGACGAACCAGAGGAACTACAGTTTCAGATTGAACAATATATAGAACTGGAGATCATACCAAGGCACTCGGACTACGAATCCAGTGGGAAAAGCGGAGATAGGCCTGCCAGATTTGTTCAATGCCGAACTCTACGTGACAAAATCGTCATAGAAAGGTTCTTGGACTTTGCAAGGAGCGTGCGCCTTACCCTGATGCTTAATGGTGGTCACACTTTCATTTTTGATATTCTGCTCCAGGCTAAGAAAACGTTCGACGCCATGCAGAATGCCAGAAGAACTGAATAA
- a CDS encoding 40S ribosomal protein uS17 (ancestral locus Anc_3.255) — protein sequence MSTELTVQSERAFQKQPHIFNNPKLKTSKRAKRWYKNVGLGFKTPKTAIEGSYIDKKCPFTGLVSIRGKILTGVVVSTKMHRTIVIRRDYLHYVPKYNRYEKRHKNVPVHVSPAFRVQVGDIVTVGQCRPISKTVRFNVLKVASNSKSNKQFAKF from the exons ATGTCTACCGAATTGACCGTTCaatctgaaagagctttcCAAAAG CAACCTCACATTTTCAACAACCCAAAGTTGAAGACCTCCAAGAGAGCAAAGAGATGGTATAAAAACGTTGGTTTGGGTTTCAAGACCCCAAAGACCGCCATTGAAGGTTCTTACATTGACAAGAAATGTCCATTCACTGGTTTGGTTTCCATCCGTGGTAAGATCTTGACTGGTGTTGTTGTCTCCACCAAGATGCACCGTACCATTGTCATCAGAAGAGACTACTTGCACTACGTTCCAAAGTACAACAGATACGAAAAGAGACACAAGAACGTCCCAGTTCACgtttctccagctttcCGTGTCCAAGTCGGTGACATCGTTACCGTTGGTCAATGCAGACCAATCTCTAAGACCGTTAGATTCAACGTTTTGAAGGTCGCTTCCAACTCTAAATCCAACAAGCAATTCGCCAAATTCTAA
- the REB1 gene encoding DNA-binding protein REB1 (ancestral locus Anc_3.256), with protein MSGDREKQSQDQSSRLHHHDQDVGGASHESVEEAVFKYVGVGLQHDDEGKSKKSFDDKGDVNDGGSKSHTDMEWLFRNAQSVEDEGPQDGPSRERHSVALAAVAAAYAAGGPLGKRGLEKDAEDEMVGKEDHQNGSKKMKSNKAKLQLAVDPELATLDDSDVTEHDQLVRKAIIDTDSIAQHPDFQQYLRTEEDAHKLKDSQKLRDKSSSSDDDSKGLEDVDPSVVAANHSRTHDDELADVTKQYSELQKESGIDGPVTKSLQKKDYREVLPKVMSSSEISVDSDVTHLIQSAASKASAIIGSTTQSSGKSFDSVEEAALEQFITEYQTIKNLNRQQICERIWSNERRKDDFWSNMCKVLPYRSRSSIYKHVRRKYHIFEQRGKWTAQEDRDLARLCVEKEGQWSEVGKALGRMPEDCRDRWRNYVKCGANRASNKWSQDEEELLKRVIAEMLKESERNYEARNSSELVHDSDHADDSNDDQKSSILNGGKGRKPSNKPSFKDAINWTVVSERMGGTRSRIQCRYKWNKIVKKEAIAKIQSITEHDKLWILEKLRDLGFTEDSQVDWEELAALKPGTTTWTGTELKLCYERMRSGVRYYKQKSINEIAKELLGLLDGTIPLDSKDN; from the coding sequence ATGAGTGGTGACCGGGAGAAGCAATCGCAGGATCAGTCGTCTCGTCTTCACCACCACGACCAGGATGTTGGCGGTGCTAGCCATGAATCTGTGGAGGAAGCAGTGTTCAAGTACGTTGGGGTAGGTTTGCAGCACGACGATGAAGGcaaatcgaagaaatcgttCGATGACAAGGGGGATGTTAACGACGGTGGAAGTAAGTCGCATACAGATATGGAGTGGCTGTTTAGAAATGCTCAAAGCGTCGAGGATGAAGGACCACAGGATGGCCCAAGCAGGGAGCGCCACTCTGTGGCTTTGGCAGCTGTGGCAGCAGCATACGCTGCCGGTGGACCGTTGGGGAAAAGAGGACTCGAGAAGGATGCggaagatgagatggtTGGGAAGGAGGATCACCAAAATGGCAGTAAGAAAATGAAGTCCAATAAGGCCAAGTTGCAATTGGCGGTGGATCCCGAGTTAGCTACGCTGGATGATTCGGATGTCACGGAACATGATCAGCTGGTCCGCAAAGCTATCATCGACACAGATTCGATAGCGCAACATCCTGATTTCCAGCAGTATCTGCGCACGGAGGAGGACGCTCATAAGTTGAAGGACTCGCAGAAGTTGAGGGACAAATCTAGCTCTTCAGATGACGATTCTAAAGGGCTCGAAGACGTCGATCCGTCGGTGGTGGCAGCAAATCACTCCAGGACGCATGACGACGAGCTTGCTGACGTCACTAAGCAGTACTCAGAGCTGCAGAAGGAATCAGGTATTGACGGACCAGTTACGAAATCCTTGCAGAAAAAGGATTACCGCGAAGTTTTACCCAAGGTGATGTCGTCGTCGGAGATTTCTGTGGATTCGGATGTGACTCATTTGATCCAGTCTGCGGCATCAAAGGCTTCTGCGATCATAGGCAGCACAACGCAGTCAAGTGGTAAGTCCTTTGACAGCGTGGAGGAAGCCGCTTTGGAACAGTTCATCACGGAATATCAAACTATTAAGAACCTGAATAGACAGCAGATCTGTGAGAGAATCTGGAGTAACGAGCGCCGTAAGGATGATTTTTGGAGCAACATGTGCAAGGTTCTGCCTTACAGATCAAGATCGTCAATCTACAAGCATGTCCGCCGCAAGTACCATATCTTTGAGCAACGTGGTAAATGGACTGCTCAGGAAGACAGGGATCTGGCCCGCTTGTGTGTTGAGAAGGAAGGTCAATGGTCCGAGGTCGGTAAGGCTCTAGGCAGAATGCCCGAAGATTGTAGAGATCGCTGGAGAAACTATGTTAAGTGCGGTGCCAATAGGGCATCTAACAAGTGGTCgcaggatgaagaggaattgttgaagagagtAATAGCTGAGATGCTGAAAGAATCTGAACGAAACTATGAGGCTCGCAATTCCAGTGAACTGGTGCATGACAGCGACCATGCGGATGATAGCAATGATGATCAAAAATCCAGTATTTTAAACGGTGGCAAGGGAAGGAAACCAAGCAACAagccatctttcaaagatgcCATTAACTGGACCGTGGTCAGCGAACGCATGGGAGGTACTAGGTCCCGTATTCAGTGCCGTTATAAATGGAATAAGATCGTAAAGAAGGAGGCCATAGCTAAGATTCAATCGATCACAGAACATGATAAACTTTGGATTTTGGAGAAACTGAGGGACTTAGGCTTCACGGAGGACTCTCAGGTCGATTGGGAAGAATTGGCCGCTTTGAAACCCGGAACGACGACATGGACTGGAACGGAATTGAAGCTTTGCTACGAAAGGATGAGGAGTGGGGTTAGATATTACAAACAGAAATCGATCAATGAAATAGCCAAGGAATTGTTGGGATTATTGGACGGGACCATTCCTTTGGACTCTAAAGATAATTGA